From Hydractinia symbiolongicarpus strain clone_291-10 chromosome 12, HSymV2.1, whole genome shotgun sequence, one genomic window encodes:
- the LOC130622349 gene encoding uncharacterized protein LOC130622349: MLKILQCDNMDKNNQHQNQQFLPDIRDEKITARCYSNETWLDSKPKEIIKDPNGKHINFVGKLPDIIQKPKTTCNSTCIETSALELSEIDLLGESSTDLHEANGAYKTGETRKDCITMLKEEKVHGLISNNHSSDSTSKVRREDMLDKQHQNSDDKTQRKIRRAISETKSPSEHVRMTKQLLEANRRSVLNDTVHYEDEEFHLNVIQSNLSKIHEDVVSASHKRNKKTALRRCNTAEFYDFSDQPKEIDKGTYSDEENEQNYFLEETKPANRRRRFKRTVSLGFSKFRQKKSHQKFQNEYSPHEVSATGHETSRRKGTECDDEPVKTAMEGSNVGDLLCGERKRPLVRTMSEPIPYGSDEDENLDELYLPRRMAICPDLPVPAMKQLKTYLILTRLRQYCFV; encoded by the coding sequence ATGTTGAAAATACTGCAATGTGATAACATGGACAAAAACAATCAACATCAAAATCAACAATTTCTTCCTGATATTCGCGATGAAAAGATAACAGCACGTTGTTACAGCAACGAAACATGGTTAGACAGCAAACCTAAAGAGATCATAAAGGACCCTAATGGGAAACACATAAACTTTGTTGGAAAGTTGCCAGATATTATTCAAAAACCTAAAACGACGTGTAATTCAACATGTATTGAGACATCAGCTTTAGAATTATCTGAAATAGATCTACTCGGTGAATCTTCGACAGATTTGCACGAAGCTAATGGTGCTTACAAAACAGGAGAGACTCGAAAAGACTGTATCACAATGCTGAAAGAGGAAAAGgtacatggccttatatcaaatAATCATAGTTCAGATTCGACGTCAAAAGTTAGGAGAGAAGACATGTTAGATAAACAACATCAAAACAGCGATGATAAAACTCAAAGAAAAATACGAAGGGCGATAAGTGAGACGAAGAGTCCATCAGAACATGTTCGGATGACAAAGCAACTGCTAGAAGCAAACAGACGAAGTGTCTTGAACGATACTGTGCATTACGAAGATGAAGAATTCCACTTGAATGTTATACAAAGCAATTTATCCAAAATACACGAAGACGTTGTTTCTGCATCTCataagagaaacaaaaaaactgCGCTAAGGCGCTGTAATACTGCAGAATTTTACGATTTCAGCGATCAACCAAAGGAGATAGATAAAGGCACATACAGTGATGAGGAAAATGAACAAAACTATTTCTTAGAAGAAACTAAACCCGCAAACCGTCGCCGAAGATTCAAAAGAACGGTTTCGTTGGGTTTCTCCAAGTTTCGACAAAAAAAATCACATCAAAAGTTTCAAAACGAATATTCACCTCACGAGGTTAGTGCCACAGGACACGAAACATCGCGTCGTAAAGGTACAGAATGTGATGACGAACCTGTTAAAACAGCCATGGAAGGAAGCAACGTAGGTGATTTGCTATGTGGCGAAAGAAAGCGACCACTTGTTAGGACAATGTCAGAGCCGATTCCATATGGCAGCGATGAAGACGAGAATCTTGACGAATTATATTTGCCAAGAAGAATGGCAATATGTCCTGACTTACCTGTGCCAGCTATGAAACAATTGAAGACGTATTTAATTCTTACAAGGCTGAGACAATATTGTTTTGTGTGA